A segment of the Corylus avellana chromosome ca2, CavTom2PMs-1.0 genome:
AGATCTTGATGAATGGGATAAGGTATTGAGAAGTGAATTATGGGATTTATCAATTGAAAAGACAGGCATCCTTCCTGCACTAGGATTAAGTTATAAATATCTTTCATCACATCAAAAGCGATGCTTTGCATACTGTTCCATATTCCCCAAGgattatgcttttaaaaaatatacattaaTCTTATTATGGATGGCGGAAGGTTTCTTGCCGCAggccaaaaacaaaacaatggaagAAGTTGGTGATGATTACTTCCTTGCTCTTGTATCAAgatcattatttcaacaatcCAATCGAAATGAATATATAATGCATGATCTTGTCAGCGATCTagcaaaatttatatataaacaattcGCTTTAAGCCATGAAGATGTCTGTTCTCGTGAAATTCTAAGCAACACTCGTCATTTCTCGTATTCTTGCATAACATTTCATATTAAGGAGTTTGAGGCCTTTCACGAGGCTAAGAGGTTGCGCACTGTCTTAGAATTAAATTATGATGTTGCGTTTGTTACAAATTATGCTTTTGTGTATCGCAATTCAGATGTTGTATCCCAATTTTTGTTACCGGTGTTAAGATGCTTACGTGTACTCTCTCTATCTCATTATTACTGTATAACTGAGTTGCCATATTCAATTGGCAAAATGATACACCTACGTTATTTGGACCTTTCTTACACTCAGATTAAAAGGTTACCTGATTCCATATGTGAGCTGTGCAATTTGCAAACACTGAATTTATCACATTGTACGAATTTTGCTGCCTTTCCAAGAGATATGCATAAACTCATTAATTTACGTCATCTTGATATTACTGCAACTTTATGCATTAAGGCGATGCCAAGACATATGGGTAGACTAAAATGTCTTCAGACATTAACTAAAtttatcgttggcaaacataGTGGATTTTGCATTGGAGAGTTAGAAAAACTTACAAATCTTCGGGGATCACTTTCTATTTTGGAGCTCCAAAATGTTGAATCTCCTACAGATGCTAAGGACGTAAACTTGAGGGATAGGAAGTACCTCGAACAGTTGGTATTGAACTGGAAAGTTGATACTAATGCTTCAGAAAATCATATGCTTGTACTTGATAGTCTCCAGCCGCATTCAAACTTGAAAAGCCTCGTTATTGATGGCTATGGTGGTAAGAGATTTCCAAACTGGATAGGGCATCCTTCATTCTCTAATATAGCATCTCTTCGTCTAGAATACTGTAACCACTGTTTCAGCTTGCCACCGCTTGGGCAATTGGCCTCTCTTGAGAAATTGTATATACAAGATTGTCCACAAGTTGAGTCATTTCATGAAAGGGGTTTGCCTTccaatttgaatgaaatttaCATCTACAATTGTGACAAACTCTTTGCAAGCCGGATGGGGTGGGGTTTACAAAAACTCCCGTTTCTTAGAAGATTCAAAATATGCGGCAAATCTAAAAATGTGGAGTCCTTTCCAGAGGCGGGTGTGCTGCCCACCAGTCTTACCTATCTTCGCATCGAAGgctttccaaatttgaaatatttggacAAGAAGGGGCTTCGACACCTCACTGCTCTTGAAGAATTGAATATCTGGGACTGCCCTAAGCTCGAGTGCATGCCAGAAGATGAGATGCCTACTTCCCTTTCTACTTTAAGGATCTACGAATGTCCTTTGTTTGTTGAAGGAAGAGTGGCAAACGAAAAAAGGAATAGAATGGCGCAAGATTGCTCACATCCTCAACAAATATATTGATTACAAACGGATTGAATGAGCGAAGAGTGCAGCAAAAGTCTCCAGCAAGAGTCAGGTACTTTCCTTTTTTTAGCCCGCTAATAtttatcaatatatatactttatcatttttatttttatttttcttagctTCTACCTCTGATGAAACATAATCCTTTATTGGCTCTGTGGCATAACAGGTACGAGATCGGGGTTGCTTGATGTTGCTGACAGGTTCAAGTCTCATGGAGGGTGAGTTGTTtacaaatcccaaaaaaaaaaaaaaaaaatgtcttcaaCTTACCTTAATGTTGGCACGATCTAAGCGAATGTACACTTAGACAAAAATACTtgatctctttttattttgtttcaagaGTTTCTCATGGAAACATTTGTTCACTTCTATCTAATATGcttatttattgaatttttctaaaaatattcatgaattcttttttatttttttagcaaaatcttGAATTTCATTGGGAATTgcaatgaaaattaataattaattcattataaagtttATGAAAACTTATatacgttttgagaagacccctcaaaatttaaaaaactgaTGAAGGGGGGAttgattgcatcaaattaaaagttgaggagtgaaattgagagtttttgaattttgaaagtcttctcaAAACCGATGAAAGTTTAGGAGGCATTTGTGAAGTTCTCCCTAAAGCTTATAAAGTTGTGTAGTTGATTCTACTACTTATGAAATTCAGTATTCTAGTAGcttatttttataacaatttcTTTATGCAGCTCCTCTAAGAACCCTGAAATGGTAAACGTTCTGCTGAGGTATCTTTTTGCTTTGGCAGCAAACTCCACTACTGCAAGTATTCCAACTGGTGATTCAAAGGTATTATTTATTGGTCAACGTCTCTTTGTACTCTTACCATCAATTTGTGTGATCATTGTTTCCCTCTTTGTCCAAATTTATGTACACAACTTAGTTACTGAAGACATTTTGATGAGTCATTTGGCAAAAATTGACTGATACACCTTTCTCAAGATCCAAAGGGGAATTTGATAGCCGAGAACAAAGGCAAATCCTATGTTGGTCCTCGTCAGGTTAGCTTTGTACTTTACAGATGCATTTAGACTTGTATATTCTTTCACAGAAGGCCtatttgcttttgttattttaggattttATGGAAATGACTATTTTCCTTGCTTTGGGAATTGGACAAAAGCAATTTGATGCATTTTTGTGTAAGATTATCTTCTATCTCATTGTTAATGTTCTCCCCTCAAAACTATTTGATAGTTATTGTCCTCTCCCTACTACCAAATggaaggttatttttgtctttttgttggccttaagagaatattaacaatttttggtaatttaggaGGAGGAGACTCGATCAATAGTTTGTTGGGAACATTAACAATGAATAAGTAGTTTGAAAGGGTATGTGTACTTCTCTCTATCTTTAATGTAGTGATAGAACCTTAGTGGTTGATGTATGAAATTCCTTGTTGTTTCTTTAATGTCATATTCTTGGCATgtgttatttttcattttctttttcacttgaTAATTAGAACAGTCCAGTTTCCATCTAATCTGTCAAAGATGGGTGACGTTTCTAGTTATTTTAAGCATATTGCAAAATCATGTGGTAAATTCTCTCTTGAGTATGCTATTTCTATGTGGAAACCCtatgatataatatatatatatatatatatttttacctcaatatttggtttttgttaatgaattttCTGTGTTTGTTGTAGAGAAATAAGCCAAAGCTATGGCTATTAAAAATTCTCTAACACAAAGTGGAGCAGCATCTATATGGTGCTGAATAATCCAATTTTTGCATATATCAGGTGTTTTAATTGTGCATCTATTTTCTATGTAATTATATTGGTTTCAACAACTGATTAATTGCCAactttttagcatttctctgaGGATTCTTCAGTGTATGTTTTCTTCAAATGATGTTCACTTCTGACTTCTGAGGAAACAGAACCATCACACGTGCAGCCAGTGTTCATAACATCCTTCTAGTTCTCTTTATGGAGGAGGATATGGATGCTCCGACACCGTTTCAGCCATCAAATACATTCCTTTCATGCCAGATATCTTGTTAGGTACTTTGTGTAATAGGGTTCATCTAGTACTACTTAAAGGTGCATTTCGCATCGcgattttataaacaaaaagtgcgattttaaaccaaattttagaaaatgaattgtttgaaattgcgttttttaaaaattgtgatttgaaaaacacagatttctacgttttcaaatcacaataaAGGAGATGctttttttgaaaacataaaattttaaaggctaaactgtgattttaaagttcaaactacgattttgccaaacgcttaattacatttttaaatcgcatattttaaaatcgttattttaaCATTGCGCTTTTTGAAATCGTAAACCCAAACCAACCCTAATTTTTTACTCAGTGTTTGGTATGTAAAGCTGCTTATTATCCCTATCTAGAatatgttgtttatttttatactaTTTTTCTGCTGCCCAAGTGTTAcatgaatcaatttttttcacACCTCTTGGAGCTAGAAGTAGGTCACTTATAAATCTTCTGAGTCAAGCTTTATTTCTCTAGCATCTGCATATAATCTGCaaatctttttttatcttttcttttgagAAATTTCTGGCATTTAACATGTCAATAATGTTGTTTGCTCATCCAACTCTAACCAAAATTTTGCACAAATACTTGCCACTAGCTGTAGATATTCTTGTGAGTTttatgacccttttttttttcttttcttttttctctgatATTCCAAGTTTCCCACATCTCTTGTTACCGCTCAACTGGTTGCAAGGCTCTTTATTTGTGGAAGTCGTCTTGTGTTGAAAAATACAGAGCTATTATATGTTGATAATGTTGTGACAAAATAAACTTTAGGATCCCAGAGAAATAGAAAggtgaataataaaataatccaACTACAcatgacaccaagatttaaCGTAGTTTGTGTTAGGTTTTTTGTGTTGGCAAATTCAGTGCCAAAACATGTTTAGGTGTAAGTTTTAAGTCTAGGGCTAATTATTCAAGTTTGTGTATATTGTCAACATTGACCTTACCGGACTAAAATGATCAGAACTTTTGATTCTGAGCTCCGCTTGAAGCAAATTTAGTGTCATTGAAAAGCTAACTAAAACTTAtacaattttatatttcatgAAAAGTTTTCAATTCCAACTTTTTCATTATTAAAACGGGATAtggaaagaatacaaaaaatcTGGTCCGAATTAACAAAAATTGGGAACTGACTTTGTGATTTTAGGGCTACTTTTTCAAGTCTATTTTAGGGCATTTGGAGCATGAATTTTGTAAGGATTGGAGGCAATATTTGCAAAGAAAACGAAGTTTTCTCCTCCATGTGCTAAGAgataaattttaggtttttatgCTTTCAAGTGCATCTCTCTTAGAGAATTTATTGTATACCACAGTCGTTCATCAACAACAATTGAAGCCTATCGGAATTCCGataaaggagatcaagtagaatTATTCCAGACGTTCTGGGAAGGGCTACTGTGGAAGAAGTCAAGTCGGTCGCTTGTCTTATGTAAGAGACTGTCGACTTTAAAGATTTTGTAAGtatgaacttcttgtaatccttattcttctatagttgattgatttcctgggtttggttgccccggagtggttttacttttgaagatttcttcaaaaggtttccacttcgtcaccaaaatatctgtgttgaTTAATTTATCGCTTTTCATATATTTTGTGATTGTCTGTgttgttaataattttaaattacgCGTTAATTGGTAAACACATATTTAACCTCCATTCTAAGTGTGTTTGGAgtcttgttttatatttttaaatggtATCAGAACatgttcactctgtgaaggattaaGTTCCTCAGTGTGATCTTAGACTCCTTATACGATGTCTCAAGCTCTTAATTATGTTCCATCTTTTGACGAATctaattatggctattggaaatCTCGTATGAGATTTTTTCTAAAATCCATAGACGTTTGGTCTATCGTCAAGTCTGGATGGACACCACCACCAGACAAGCCGATAGCTGAATGGACTACTCTTGAAAAACAAACTTGTATTGGGAATGACAAATCTATGAATGCCATATGCCTGACAATTTTACAAGATGAATTCTCTAGAATATCTCAATGTGAAATTGCCAAATAAGTATGGAAAATCCTAGAAACTACATATGAAGAAACAAAACTTgttaaatctttaatttttcaaaacttcaaatgctagtttttcaatttgaaggaATCAAGAAGCAAGAGGATGGGA
Coding sequences within it:
- the LOC132169657 gene encoding putative disease resistance RPP13-like protein 1, whose product is MVSPEFVDFFRQRKLNDGLLMRLKMTLLSVNAVLEDAEDKQFTKPNVKEWLDELKDAVYDTEDIFDKIATKDLRRRVDAEFGTIVSKVSNPISTSRFVKKVERKIEELLDRLDFLVKQKENIGLRDDVRGNPSERLPTTSLIEESNICGRNHDKEAIINFLFSNDVSDSEIGVIAIVGMGGIGKTTLTQLVYNDNRVKENFELEVWVCVSDPFDVFVVMKTILEEAGSSANADSKNLNQLQIKLNETLTSKKFLLVLDGVWDTNPAKWEVLSNAFKSGALGSKVIVTTRNFEVARVMQAGATHCLKELLKEDCWSLFAKYAFNNGNSDAYPKLEAIGRQIVKKCKGLPLAIKAIGALLRSKLDLDEWDKVLRSELWDLSIEKTGILPALGLSYKYLSSHQKRCFAYCSIFPKDYAFKKYTLILLWMAEGFLPQAKNKTMEEVGDDYFLALVSRSLFQQSNRNEYIMHDLVSDLAKFIYKQFALSHEDVCSREILSNTRHFSYSCITFHIKEFEAFHEAKRLRTVLELNYDVAFVTNYAFVYRNSDVVSQFLLPVLRCLRVLSLSHYYCITELPYSIGKMIHLRYLDLSYTQIKRLPDSICELCNLQTLNLSHCTNFAAFPRDMHKLINLRHLDITATLCIKAMPRHMGRLKCLQTLTKFIVGKHSGFCIGELEKLTNLRGSLSILELQNVESPTDAKDVNLRDRKYLEQLVLNWKVDTNASENHMLVLDSLQPHSNLKSLVIDGYGGKRFPNWIGHPSFSNIASLRLEYCNHCFSLPPLGQLASLEKLYIQDCPQVESFHERGLPSNLNEIYIYNCDKLFASRMGWGLQKLPFLRRFKICGKSKNVESFPEAGVLPTSLTYLRIEGFPNLKYLDKKGLRHLTALEELNIWDCPKLECMPEDEMPTSLSTLRIYECTRSGLLDVADRFKSHGGSSKNPEMVNVLLRYLFALAANSTTASIPTGDSKFVIMGTSEALELKKVLVKLSSKRLEATHGMRSCGLQHNSMPSESDGGKKLDVKYFKEKSSMPRSHKRGAPNLMKYQIVKKQMIDRSLGSECSTNLKQ